A genomic region of Nerophis lumbriciformis linkage group LG28, RoL_Nlum_v2.1, whole genome shotgun sequence contains the following coding sequences:
- the LOC133570797 gene encoding ciliary microtubule inner protein 1-like, protein MAEAERTSQPINFVHQDEIWKAHVNAEKDLAEVWPNKWGFLSDVYKEYERDSLNLKKVATMELTKRPLTPPEKVGPSPPVPKTSQAVIGWRSAHSHLHLERSGMLHHGRRSFIKELGWPHQA, encoded by the exons ATGGCAGAGGCAGAGCGAACATCTCAACCCATCAACTTTGTCCATCAGGATGAAATCTG GAAAGCCCATGTGAACGCAGAAAAGGACCTAGCAGAGGTGTGGCCTAACAAGTGGGGTTTCCTCAGTGACGTCTACAAGGAG TATGAAAGGGACAGCCTCAACCTGAAGAAAGTAGCCACAATGGAACTTACCAAACGACCTTTGACTCCCCCAGAAAAA gtAGGCCCCTCCCCTCCAGTGCCAAAGACTAGTCAGGCTGTGATTGGTTGGCGCTCCGCTCACTCTCACCTGCATCTGGAAAGGTCCGGCATGTTGCATCATGGGAGACGCAGTTTCATCAAGGAGCTGGGCTGGCCTCACCAGGCTTGA
- the LOC133570907 gene encoding charged multivesicular body protein 4b-like, translated as MSLFGKLFGTKGGKAPTPQDAVQKLRETEEMLTKKQEFLEKKIDQETMTAKRHGMKNKRAALQALKRKKRYLTQLQQIDGTLSTIEFQREALENANTNTEVLKNMGFAAKAMKAAHQELNIDKVDDMMDDITEQHEIAQEITNAISNPLGFGEDVDEDELLAELEEMEQEELDRNLLEVEGTSDVPLPNVPSTSLPSRPAKKEEEDEDDMADLHAWATN; from the exons ATGTCGCTGTTTGGTAAGCTATTCGGGACCAAGGGAGGCAAGGCGCCAACACCCCAGGACGCTGTACAGAAACTACGAGAGACGGAAGAGATGTTGACCAAAAAACAAGagtttttggagaaaaaaatcgACCAGGAGACGATGACAGCCAAAAGGCACGGCATGAAAAACAAACGAG CGGCGCTACAGGCCCTGAAGAGAAAAAAGCGGTACCTTACCCAACTGCAGCAAATCGACGGCACATTGTCCACTATAGAGTTCCAGAGGGAGGCGCTAGAGAACGCCAACACCAACACCGAAGTGCTGAAGAACATGGGCTTTGCTGCCAAGGCCATGAAGGCCGCACACCAAGAACT GAACATCGACAAAGTGGACGACATGATGGACGACATCACAGAACAGCATGAGATCGCACAGGAAATTACAAACGCCATTTCCAATCCCCTTGGTTTCGGGGAGGACGTGGACGAG GATGAGCTCCTGGCAGAGCTAGAGGAGATggaacaggaagagctggacagaaATCTTCTGGAAGTGGAAGGAACGTCAGACGTTCCTCTGCCAAACGTCCCGTCTACATCGCTGCCATCCAGACCAG CCAAGAAGGAAGAGGAAGACGAGGATGACATGGCCGACCTGCACGCCTGGGCCACCAACTAA